A single window of [Clostridium] hylemonae DSM 15053 DNA harbors:
- a CDS encoding C40 family peptidase: protein MDSILKKGLFLVTITGAIASFPVTASAADTDAAGIMPSVGIEEVLNDCYTSQNDIEVEDYLVPTRKGEYLDMAFANVQSFLYIRSEPTKESEWVGKLYPDYAAKVIGPVGEWTKIQSGSVTGYVYSEYIIIGNNAEQKAQEIVQSTEAEAPEEAFTYAESKEEEEARLAKEAEEAAAKAEEEAQAKAGTGQAVVDYACQFIGNPYVWGGTSLTNGADCSGFVQSVYAHFGVSLPRTTWDMENVGTPVSYDQAIPGDIILYDGHVGIYMGDGQIVNAINSARGIGILPATYTNIITVRRLI from the coding sequence ATGGATTCTATTCTTAAGAAGGGATTGTTCCTAGTTACCATTACAGGAGCTATAGCATCTTTTCCTGTCACAGCATCGGCTGCAGATACGGATGCTGCAGGGATAATGCCGAGCGTTGGAATTGAGGAGGTACTGAATGATTGCTATACTTCACAGAATGATATAGAAGTAGAAGATTATCTCGTGCCAACACGTAAGGGTGAGTATTTAGATATGGCGTTTGCCAATGTACAGTCATTTCTTTATATAAGAAGTGAACCAACAAAAGAAAGTGAGTGGGTAGGTAAGTTATATCCTGATTATGCCGCCAAGGTGATAGGACCGGTGGGAGAATGGACGAAGATCCAGTCCGGCTCTGTTACAGGCTATGTATACTCCGAGTATATTATAATAGGAAATAACGCAGAGCAGAAAGCGCAGGAGATCGTGCAGAGCACGGAAGCCGAAGCCCCTGAAGAAGCATTTACTTATGCTGAATCGAAAGAAGAAGAGGAGGCAAGGCTGGCCAAGGAGGCTGAAGAAGCGGCCGCCAAAGCGGAGGAAGAAGCTCAGGCCAAGGCCGGGACGGGACAAGCTGTAGTAGATTACGCCTGTCAGTTCATCGGAAACCCGTATGTATGGGGCGGCACAAGTCTGACAAACGGAGCAGACTGTTCCGGTTTCGTACAGTCAGTGTACGCGCATTTTGGAGTGAGCCTGCCGAGGACGACATGGGATATGGAAAATGTCGGAACTCCGGTCAGCTACGATCAGGCCATACCGGGAGATATCATACTCTATGACGGACACGTAGGAATCTACATGGGAGACGGCCAGATCGTAAATGCGATCAACAGCGCCAGAGGAATCGGCATCCTGCCCGCCACTTACACGAACATCATCACGGTAAGAAGACTGATTTAG
- a CDS encoding Fur family transcriptional regulator translates to MANLKYSRQRASIKEYLAGTVEHPTADTVYMHVREEFPNISLGTVYRNLNLLADIGEAVKITTPDGGDRFDGRTEPHYHVVCGSCGKVEDLEMSSEEIASINNAADSVFDGKITSHTTLFYGTCKECLEKEK, encoded by the coding sequence ATGGCAAATTTAAAATACAGCAGGCAGAGAGCTTCTATTAAAGAATATTTGGCCGGCACTGTTGAACATCCTACAGCCGATACCGTATATATGCACGTCAGAGAAGAATTTCCGAATATCAGCCTCGGTACTGTGTACCGCAACCTGAATCTTCTTGCTGATATAGGTGAAGCAGTCAAGATCACTACCCCTGACGGCGGCGACCGCTTTGACGGGCGGACAGAGCCCCACTACCATGTAGTGTGCGGTTCATGCGGTAAAGTAGAAGATCTTGAGATGTCGTCTGAAGAAATTGCTTCTATAAATAATGCGGCAGATTCTGTCTTTGACGGAAAGATCACATCACACACCACCCTTTTCTATGGCACCTGTAAAGAATGTCTGGAAAAAGAAAAATAA
- a CDS encoding NADH peroxidase yields the protein MKKFVCTVCGYVHEGEAAPAECPVCHAPAEKFKEQTGNREWAAEHVVGVAKGVSEDIIADLRANFEGECSEVGMYLAMARVAHREGYPEIGLYWEKAAYEEAEHASKFAELLGEVVTDSTKKNLEMRVDAENGATAGKFDLAKRAKAANLDAIHDTVHEMARDEARHGKAFEGLLKRYFG from the coding sequence ATGAAAAAATTTGTTTGTACAGTATGTGGTTATGTTCACGAGGGAGAGGCTGCACCGGCTGAATGTCCAGTATGTCACGCACCGGCTGAAAAGTTTAAAGAGCAGACAGGTAACAGAGAATGGGCTGCTGAACACGTTGTAGGCGTAGCTAAGGGCGTAAGCGAAGACATTATCGCTGACTTAAGAGCTAACTTTGAGGGTGAATGTTCAGAAGTAGGTATGTACCTTGCAATGGCAAGAGTTGCTCATAGAGAAGGATATCCGGAGATCGGATTATACTGGGAAAAAGCTGCTTATGAAGAAGCAGAGCATGCGTCTAAATTCGCTGAGTTATTAGGTGAAGTTGTAACAGACAGCACAAAGAAGAACCTCGAGATGAGAGTTGATGCAGAGAATGGTGCTACTGCTGGTAAGTTCGATCTTGCAAAGCGTGCTAAGGCAGCTAACCTGGATGCGATCCATGACACAGTTCATGAGATGGCAAGAGATGAAGCCCGTCACGGAAAAGCATTTGAAGGCTTATTGAAGAGATACTTCGGTTAA
- the rbr gene encoding rubrerythrin — MSKYAGTKTEKNLMEAFSGESQARNKYTYYASAARKAGFVQMSNIFLETADQEKEHAKLWFKEFHGIGDVEANLEDAVAGENFEWTDMYKRMAEEAREEGFEELAKKFEGVAEVEAAHEKRYGRLLESYKAGKTFKGDAPLGWKCNNCGYIYYGEEAPEECPVCAHPRAHFERKAENY; from the coding sequence ATGTCAAAGTATGCAGGAACTAAAACAGAAAAGAACCTTATGGAAGCTTTTTCCGGTGAGTCACAGGCGCGCAACAAGTATACATATTACGCTTCCGCTGCAAGAAAAGCCGGATTTGTACAGATGTCCAACATATTTTTAGAGACAGCTGACCAGGAGAAAGAACACGCCAAATTATGGTTTAAAGAATTCCACGGAATCGGTGATGTGGAAGCCAATCTTGAAGACGCTGTCGCAGGCGAAAACTTTGAGTGGACTGACATGTATAAACGTATGGCGGAAGAAGCAAGAGAAGAAGGATTTGAAGAACTTGCCAAGAAGTTTGAAGGTGTTGCAGAAGTAGAAGCGGCACATGAGAAACGCTATGGCAGGCTGCTTGAAAGCTACAAGGCAGGCAAGACCTTCAAAGGAGACGCTCCGCTTGGATGGAAGTGCAACAACTGCGGTTACATCTACTACGGAGAGGAAGCTCCGGAAGAATGTCCGGTCTGTGCACATCCAAGAGCACATTTTGAACGTAAAGCAGAGAATTACTAA
- a CDS encoding ECF transporter S component, with the protein MKKSNVTIIKLAQTAILAALCYVAFTFLQIKIPMPGGDATSIHIGNAFCVLAALLLGGWYGGIAGAVGMGIADIMDPIYITGAPKTFVLKLCIGLITGLVAHKIARINESNNKKYVFKWSIIASVAGLGFNVVADPVAGYFYKMYILGQPQKMAEVLAKWSTATTFVNAVISTILVAGLYNAVRPIMLRSGMLVKEEERS; encoded by the coding sequence ATGAAGAAATCTAATGTAACGATCATAAAGCTGGCTCAGACTGCTATTCTGGCAGCTTTGTGCTATGTAGCTTTTACATTTTTGCAGATTAAAATACCGATGCCCGGAGGAGATGCCACTTCCATTCATATTGGAAATGCATTTTGTGTCCTTGCGGCGCTGCTTCTTGGAGGTTGGTATGGAGGAATAGCCGGTGCGGTCGGTATGGGAATTGCCGATATAATGGATCCAATTTATATCACAGGCGCACCCAAAACATTTGTGCTGAAGCTCTGCATTGGCCTGATTACCGGATTGGTGGCTCATAAAATAGCAAGAATCAATGAGAGCAATAATAAAAAGTATGTCTTTAAATGGAGTATAATTGCTTCAGTTGCCGGCCTGGGATTTAACGTTGTCGCCGACCCGGTAGCAGGATATTTTTATAAAATGTATATTCTCGGGCAGCCTCAGAAGATGGCAGAGGTGCTTGCAAAGTGGAGCACAGCGACTACATTTGTCAATGCGGTCATATCAACTATATTAGTTGCAGGCCTGTACAATGCGGTGAGGCCGATAATGCTCCGTAGCGGAATGCTGGTAAAAGAAGAGGAGAGATCCTGA
- the trhA gene encoding PAQR family membrane homeostasis protein TrhA yields MAEIIKTHIKDPGSAITHFIGMLMAIFAAVPLLIKAAHEPSRIYMISITVYAISLILLYAASTTYHTFNKSEKVNTILKKIDHMMISILIAGSYTPICLLVLKGKLGIILLSVVWGIAIVGILIKAFWVYCPKWISSVLYIGMGWTCVLAFTQILNSLSPAAFGWLLAGGIIYTIGGVIYALKLPIFNTRHKYFGSHEIFHLFVMGGSICHFILMYVFIL; encoded by the coding sequence ATGGCAGAAATAATCAAAACACACATTAAAGATCCGGGAAGCGCGATCACACATTTTATTGGTATGCTGATGGCAATTTTTGCGGCTGTACCTTTATTGATAAAAGCTGCTCACGAACCAAGCAGAATATACATGATCTCAATTACAGTATATGCGATAAGCCTTATATTACTATATGCGGCAAGCACTACTTACCATACATTTAATAAATCTGAAAAAGTCAATACCATTTTGAAGAAGATAGACCACATGATGATCAGTATATTGATTGCAGGCAGTTACACACCTATCTGTCTGTTAGTTTTGAAGGGAAAGCTTGGAATCATACTATTATCTGTCGTATGGGGAATTGCTATTGTTGGTATTCTCATCAAAGCATTTTGGGTATACTGCCCGAAATGGATATCTTCTGTATTGTATATCGGCATGGGATGGACATGTGTACTGGCATTTACTCAGATACTTAATTCCCTGTCCCCGGCTGCGTTCGGCTGGCTTCTGGCCGGAGGTATAATTTATACGATCGGCGGTGTTATTTACGCATTAAAGCTTCCTATATTTAACACAAGGCACAAATATTTTGGGAGTCATGAAATTTTTCACCTGTTTGTGATGGGCGGAAGTATATGCCACTTTATACTCATGTATGTATTTATACTGTAA
- a CDS encoding GIY-YIG nuclease family protein, which yields MNYTYILKCKDGTLYTGWTNDLDKRVKAHNSGKGSKYTRVRRPVELVYYEEFRTKEEAMSREYAIKHMRREEKEVLVKEAGK from the coding sequence ATGAATTATACATATATACTAAAATGCAAGGATGGTACATTATATACTGGCTGGACGAATGATCTGGACAAGCGTGTCAAGGCTCATAACAGCGGTAAGGGGAGTAAATATACCCGGGTGCGAAGGCCGGTCGAACTGGTATATTATGAGGAGTTCCGGACAAAAGAGGAAGCCATGAGCAGGGAATATGCAATTAAGCATATGAGACGGGAAGAAAAAGAAGTGCTGGTGAAGGAAGCAGGAAAGTAA
- a CDS encoding M23 family metallopeptidase produces the protein MNKRQRPARKRKGATAAVVVCFVAAIAIVGTYTFRDYRKTQQEQQLAQAEETNETKEEKTEEPTETANNDLVINTTENDDKQNTDENSGDTADGAAANENQNTQATAGSGTSVHFTEDSQLLWPVNGNILMNYSMDKTVYFSTLDQYKYNPALVISGAEGDQVISAAPGIIKSIDVSAETGTTVNVDIGNGYELFYGQLKEVPVKVGDYVEAKSVLGYISQPTKYYSVEGSNVYFEMRKDGQPVNPMEYLAE, from the coding sequence ATGAATAAGAGGCAAAGACCAGCAAGGAAAAGAAAAGGTGCTACCGCCGCAGTAGTAGTTTGTTTTGTGGCAGCGATCGCAATAGTTGGAACATATACATTCAGGGATTATAGAAAAACCCAGCAGGAACAACAGCTTGCGCAGGCGGAAGAAACCAATGAGACAAAAGAAGAAAAAACAGAAGAACCAACCGAGACAGCGAACAATGACCTTGTCATTAATACAACAGAAAATGATGACAAACAGAATACGGACGAAAACTCGGGTGATACGGCAGACGGAGCAGCTGCAAACGAAAATCAAAATACTCAGGCGACGGCGGGGTCAGGAACATCTGTACATTTTACAGAAGACAGCCAGCTGCTGTGGCCGGTAAACGGCAACATCCTGATGAACTACAGCATGGATAAGACAGTGTATTTTTCTACACTGGATCAGTATAAATATAATCCTGCATTAGTCATCTCAGGCGCCGAAGGCGACCAGGTTATATCTGCGGCACCTGGAATCATAAAATCCATCGACGTGAGCGCAGAGACAGGGACAACAGTAAACGTAGATATCGGTAACGGTTACGAGCTCTTCTACGGACAGCTGAAAGAAGTACCGGTAAAAGTAGGAGATTATGTAGAAGCCAAAAGCGTGCTCGGCTATATCAGCCAGCCGACAAAATACTACAGCGTAGAAGGCAGCAACGTATACTTTGAAATGAGAAAAGACGGACAACCAGTCAATCCAATGGAATACCTGGCAGAGTAA
- a CDS encoding SpoIID/LytB domain-containing protein has product MRQRLKQWGCYLIIIILLPYVVTVFLNGPSITATSHVDSTYVKVKTASKEEVKMPIEEYCIGVLAREIPASYKTEALKAQAILVRTDVYKKIRESGSDTVLADDFWTTKQMEDAWGISKYSKYYDRLKKAWNETEGQVLMYGENLAVTPFFRISNGSTRDGKEALGSGDYPYLKIVDCPLDIEAEEQIQTVTIDDMDAEVTAYDTAGYVTSVRVGQENISGEEFRTTYGLASGCFTLQKYNGKLRITTRGVGHGLGMSQYTANEMAKKGKDYKEILQKFFEGTEIKEVAEILIDTE; this is encoded by the coding sequence ATGCGGCAAAGACTAAAACAATGGGGATGTTATCTGATTATCATAATTTTATTACCGTATGTAGTGACTGTGTTTTTAAATGGGCCAAGCATTACAGCTACCTCTCATGTGGACAGCACGTATGTCAAAGTCAAGACAGCCTCCAAGGAGGAAGTGAAGATGCCGATCGAAGAATACTGCATCGGCGTTCTGGCAAGGGAGATCCCGGCGTCCTATAAGACAGAGGCGCTAAAAGCCCAGGCCATACTTGTGCGTACAGATGTGTATAAAAAAATCAGGGAATCGGGCAGTGATACCGTGCTGGCCGATGACTTCTGGACGACAAAACAGATGGAAGATGCATGGGGGATCAGTAAATATTCCAAATACTACGACAGGCTGAAAAAAGCGTGGAATGAAACCGAAGGCCAAGTACTCATGTACGGTGAAAACCTGGCGGTGACACCCTTTTTCCGTATCAGCAACGGAAGCACACGCGACGGAAAAGAAGCGCTTGGAAGCGGGGATTACCCGTATCTTAAGATCGTGGACTGTCCGCTCGATATAGAGGCGGAAGAACAGATCCAGACTGTGACCATAGATGATATGGACGCAGAGGTGACTGCCTATGACACTGCAGGCTATGTGACGAGCGTACGTGTCGGACAGGAAAATATAAGCGGAGAAGAATTCCGCACTACATATGGTCTGGCGTCTGGCTGCTTTACCTTACAGAAATATAACGGAAAACTGAGGATAACGACAAGAGGCGTCGGGCACGGTCTTGGAATGAGCCAGTATACGGCAAATGAAATGGCAAAAAAGGGGAAAGACTATAAAGAGATACTGCAAAAATTTTTTGAAGGAACAGAAATAAAAGAAGTAGCAGAAATATTGATAGACACGGAATAA